A genomic region of Bernardetia sp. ABR2-2B contains the following coding sequences:
- a CDS encoding UvrD-helicase domain-containing protein: protein MIATQNNIQPIFTSQQESIIESEGDLKVEAVAGSGKTTALLEYAKKREGEGFMLYLAFNRAIKEEILRKLRLNNQNDIPTLWVETAHSLAYRSLFRKKTPPLIFDLSLSSIKNYFHLSDSDATNSYLLARHTKNFFDTFCQSTHKNISAFDYTEKLTPRKGLSFAQKNYDQLERQVKWLFDKMSDTKIPITHDFYLKKYQLSNPKLSFEWILFDEGQDASPVMLDVFMNQEATKLIVGDKHQQIYGWRSAINSLSNTDFPTLNLQKSFRCPAAVTEYAKEVVAWKKHIFPDFEVGNFEMTPRSILSNQEINNQKKTHAVIARTHLGLIQTAIEWLFESKKVSSVAFEGNFEQYLKLDDGSSISQLVNLNNKANRKKAFWHDWKQIEETAAASQDRSLKRLVELVKKYGNELPDLLERLQNRITEPHKADITFTTAHKGKGLEWDKVYLLNDFVSEKQILKGIQTKTGKPISEARKQAINEEINILYVALTRAREEVKKI from the coding sequence ATTATCGCTACTCAAAATAATATACAACCTATTTTCACTTCACAACAAGAGTCTATCATCGAATCAGAAGGCGATTTGAAAGTGGAAGCTGTGGCTGGTTCTGGAAAAACGACAGCTCTTTTGGAGTACGCCAAAAAACGAGAAGGCGAAGGTTTTATGTTATATCTAGCTTTTAATAGAGCCATAAAAGAAGAAATTTTACGAAAATTACGATTAAACAATCAGAATGATATTCCGACACTTTGGGTAGAAACAGCGCATTCATTAGCTTATAGAAGTCTTTTTAGAAAAAAAACACCTCCTCTGATTTTTGACTTATCGCTTTCTTCTATCAAAAACTATTTTCATTTGTCAGATTCAGATGCTACAAATAGTTACTTATTGGCTCGTCATACCAAAAACTTTTTTGATACATTTTGCCAGAGTACACACAAAAATATTTCAGCATTTGATTATACTGAAAAGCTCACTCCACGAAAAGGACTTTCATTTGCTCAGAAAAATTATGACCAACTAGAGCGACAAGTAAAATGGCTTTTTGATAAAATGAGCGATACCAAAATTCCAATTACACACGATTTTTATCTCAAAAAATATCAATTATCAAATCCTAAGTTGTCTTTTGAATGGATTTTATTTGATGAAGGGCAAGACGCTTCTCCTGTTATGCTAGATGTTTTTATGAATCAAGAAGCTACAAAATTGATTGTAGGAGATAAGCATCAACAAATTTATGGTTGGCGAAGTGCTATTAATTCACTTTCAAATACTGATTTTCCGACATTAAATCTACAAAAGAGTTTTCGTTGTCCTGCTGCTGTAACCGAGTATGCAAAGGAAGTAGTGGCGTGGAAAAAACATATTTTTCCAGATTTTGAAGTAGGAAACTTTGAAATGACTCCTCGTTCTATTTTATCAAATCAAGAAATAAACAATCAGAAGAAAACTCACGCAGTCATTGCCAGAACTCATCTAGGATTAATTCAGACAGCAATAGAATGGCTTTTTGAATCTAAAAAAGTAAGTTCTGTAGCTTTTGAAGGAAATTTTGAGCAGTATCTAAAATTAGATGATGGTTCTTCTATTTCACAATTGGTAAATCTGAATAATAAAGCCAATAGAAAAAAAGCCTTTTGGCACGATTGGAAACAAATTGAGGAAACAGCAGCAGCTTCTCAAGACCGTTCACTCAAAAGATTGGTAGAACTGGTTAAAAAATATGGAAATGAGCTTCCAGACCTTTTAGAACGGCTTCAAAACAGGATTACAGAACCTCATAAAGCAGACATTACTTTCACAACGGCACACAAAGGAAAAGGGTTAGAATGGGATAAAGTCTATCTTCTGAATGATTTTGTTAGTGAAAAACAGATTCTCAAAGGCATACAAACCAAAACAGGAAAGCCAATTTCGGAAGCTAGAAAACAAGCCATTAACGAAGAAATAAATATACTTTATGTGGCTCTTACACGAGCTAGAGAAGAAGTTAAGAAAATTTGA